One genomic region from Mycobacterium basiliense encodes:
- a CDS encoding TetR/AcrR family transcriptional regulator, with product MRPYRGVEAAARLAARRRQLLDAGLDLLGSDERDIAELTVRSVCRRAGLSARYFYESFTDKDEFVGGVFDWVVAELAATTQAAVAAVPQHEQTRAGMANVVRTIAGDARIGRLLFNTQLANPIVVRKRAESSALFAMLYGQHAIDMLRTPANERGKAAAHFAVGGVGQTISAWLAGDMRLEPDELVDQLASLLDELTDPALYRPHTTAAAAAAKGGSRNPAARAVPR from the coding sequence ATGCGTCCCTACCGTGGCGTTGAGGCGGCCGCCCGGCTGGCCGCGCGCCGACGGCAGTTGCTGGACGCCGGCCTGGACCTGCTGGGCTCCGACGAACGCGACATCGCCGAACTGACCGTCCGCAGCGTCTGCCGCCGGGCCGGCCTATCTGCCCGCTACTTTTACGAAAGCTTCACCGACAAAGACGAATTCGTTGGTGGGGTGTTCGATTGGGTGGTAGCTGAGCTGGCCGCCACCACCCAGGCCGCGGTGGCAGCGGTACCGCAGCACGAGCAGACCCGCGCCGGGATGGCCAACGTGGTGCGCACCATCGCCGGTGACGCCCGCATCGGACGCCTGCTGTTCAACACACAACTCGCGAACCCGATTGTGGTGCGCAAGCGCGCCGAATCCAGCGCGCTGTTCGCCATGTTGTACGGCCAGCACGCCATTGACATGCTGCGCACGCCGGCAAACGAGCGCGGCAAAGCCGCGGCACACTTCGCCGTAGGTGGTGTCGGACAGACCATCAGCGCCTGGCTGGCCGGCGATATGCGATTGGAACCGGATGAGCTCGTCGATCAGCTGGCTTCACTGCTCGACGAACTTACCGACCCAGCCTTGTACCGTCCCCATACAACGGCAGCAGCGGCAGCTGCCAAAGGCGGGTCCCGGAATCCAGCAGCCAGAGCCGTGCCAAGGTAA
- a CDS encoding oxygenase MpaB family protein, giving the protein MAVHEALDRPLPHVERPLSDPPRPVKARRSGGFVEGLMGVALLAGPANVIMELARPGVGYGVAESRVESGRIDRHPIKRARTTFTYVAVAAAGSDEQKAAFRRAVNRVHAQVYSTPESPVQYNAFDVDLQLWVAACLYKGGVDVYRTFVGEMDDEEADRHYREGMSIGTTLQVPPELWPADRAAFDRYWQESLAKIHIDDTVREYLYPIAVSRVRGVNLPGPLRRLSEGIALLITTGFLPQRFRDEMRLPWDADKQRRFDRLMALVGAVNRVMPRVIRQFPFNLMLWDLDRRMRTGRPLV; this is encoded by the coding sequence GTGGCCGTTCACGAGGCGCTCGACCGACCCCTTCCCCATGTCGAGCGTCCGCTATCCGACCCCCCTCGGCCGGTCAAAGCGCGCCGGTCCGGCGGCTTTGTCGAGGGCCTGATGGGGGTGGCGCTGCTGGCCGGCCCGGCCAACGTGATCATGGAGCTGGCGCGACCCGGGGTCGGATACGGCGTTGCGGAAAGCCGGGTCGAAAGTGGGCGAATTGATCGCCACCCGATCAAGCGGGCGCGGACCACCTTCACCTACGTTGCGGTGGCGGCCGCGGGCAGCGATGAGCAGAAGGCGGCCTTCCGGCGGGCCGTCAACCGGGTCCACGCCCAGGTGTACTCGACACCGGAAAGCCCGGTGCAGTACAACGCTTTCGATGTCGACCTACAGCTGTGGGTGGCGGCCTGCCTGTACAAGGGCGGCGTCGATGTCTACCGGACTTTTGTCGGTGAGATGGACGACGAGGAGGCCGATCGCCATTATCGCGAGGGAATGTCGATCGGCACCACATTGCAGGTGCCCCCGGAGTTGTGGCCGGCCGATCGGGCCGCCTTTGACCGGTATTGGCAGGAGTCACTTGCCAAGATCCACATCGATGACACGGTCCGCGAATACCTCTATCCGATCGCGGTGTCCCGAGTGCGAGGGGTCAACCTGCCCGGACCGCTGCGGCGCCTCTCGGAGGGGATCGCGCTGCTCATCACGACCGGCTTCTTGCCGCAACGGTTTCGCGACGAGATGCGGTTGCCTTGGGACGCTGACAAACAACGACGGTTCGATCGGTTGATGGCCCTAGTGGGCGCGGTGAATCGGGTGATGCCGCGAGTCATTCGGCAGTTCCCGTTCAACCTGATGCTCTGGGATCTGGACCGGCGAATGAGAACCGGGCGTCCCTTGGTGTAG
- a CDS encoding PPE family protein: protein MASPPEVHSALLSSGPGPGSLLSAAAAWSALGAEYTAVADELISVLGAVQGGAWQGPTAERYVTAHVPYLMWLMRASATSVQAAAQHDAAAAAYTAALAAMPTLPELAANHAIHGVLIATNFFGINTIPIALNEADYVRMWIQAATTMATYEAVSDAALASTPQTTVAPQILAAEAVGDDHDHDHGGDPSPIDYIVAEILRIITGGRVIWDPAEGTVNGIPYDDYTNAAQPIWWLVRALELSQDFQTFVKDLFTNPVEAFQFLVELVLFDWPTHIAQIVQALAQSPQLLAVALGGVISNLGAVTGFAGLSGLAGIHPAVIPAVGPPVAAVPMLPVAGMAPTVATSAAAPASPSAPVSTASTVVSSAPAPPPAPAAGGFGYPFLVGGGPGIGFGEGMSASAAASAKRKVPEPDSAAAAAAAAAREQARRRRRRRKTLRGYGEEFMDVEVDPDWGAPPPEDPVQPTVASEHGAAQVGFAGALHKETAGAATGLTTLAADEFGGGAQMPLLPGTWDSDPEAACD from the coding sequence ATGGCGTCCCCGCCTGAGGTGCATTCCGCGCTGCTCAGTAGTGGCCCCGGGCCCGGGTCTTTGCTGTCGGCGGCCGCGGCATGGTCAGCGCTGGGCGCCGAATACACGGCGGTGGCAGACGAACTCATTTCCGTGCTGGGCGCGGTCCAGGGCGGGGCATGGCAGGGGCCAACCGCGGAGCGGTACGTGACTGCCCATGTGCCTTACCTGATGTGGTTGATGCGTGCCAGCGCCACCAGCGTGCAAGCGGCCGCCCAGCATGATGCCGCGGCCGCCGCCTACACCGCCGCGTTGGCGGCCATGCCGACGTTGCCCGAGTTGGCCGCCAACCACGCCATCCACGGAGTGCTGATAGCGACCAACTTCTTCGGGATCAACACCATCCCGATCGCGCTCAACGAGGCCGACTACGTGCGGATGTGGATTCAAGCGGCAACGACAATGGCCACCTACGAAGCGGTGTCCGACGCGGCACTGGCATCGACGCCGCAAACCACCGTCGCACCGCAAATCCTGGCGGCCGAGGCCGTCGGCGATGACCACGATCATGACCACGGGGGAGACCCCAGCCCGATCGACTACATCGTGGCCGAGATCCTGCGCATCATCACCGGGGGCAGGGTGATCTGGGATCCGGCCGAAGGCACCGTCAACGGAATCCCGTACGACGACTACACGAATGCGGCCCAACCGATCTGGTGGCTAGTTCGCGCTCTCGAACTGAGTCAGGACTTTCAAACCTTCGTCAAGGATCTTTTTACCAATCCGGTCGAGGCGTTTCAGTTCCTTGTCGAGCTTGTCTTGTTCGACTGGCCGACCCACATAGCGCAGATCGTGCAGGCGCTGGCTCAGTCGCCCCAGTTGCTGGCGGTCGCGCTCGGTGGTGTTATCTCCAACCTGGGGGCGGTGACCGGCTTTGCCGGGTTGTCGGGGCTGGCTGGGATTCATCCCGCCGTCATCCCCGCGGTCGGTCCACCGGTTGCGGCGGTGCCCATGTTGCCGGTCGCCGGGATGGCTCCGACCGTCGCCACGTCGGCCGCGGCGCCCGCGTCACCGTCTGCGCCCGTCTCCACCGCGAGCACCGTCGTTAGCAGCGCACCGGCGCCGCCACCGGCCCCGGCCGCCGGGGGCTTTGGCTACCCGTTCTTGGTCGGCGGCGGTCCCGGCATCGGATTTGGCGAGGGCATGAGCGCCAGCGCCGCCGCCAGCGCCAAGAGGAAGGTACCGGAGCCCGATTCCGCCGCCGCGGCGGCCGCCGCAGCCGCACGGGAGCAGGCGCGCCGCCGCCGACGCCGGCGCAAGACGCTACGCGGGTACGGCGAGGAGTTCATGGATGTCGAGGTCGACCCCGACTGGGGCGCTCCACCCCCGGAGGATCCGGTCCAGCCGACGGTGGCCTCGGAGCACGGTGCGGCGCAGGTGGGATTTGCAGGCGCATTGCACAAGGAAACGGCTGGTGCGGCAACGGGTTTGACCACGCTGGCCGCGGATGAGTTCGGCGGCGGCGCGCAAATGCCGCTGCTTCCGGGCACCTGGGACTCGGACCCGGAAGCGGCATGCGACTAG
- a CDS encoding class I SAM-dependent methyltransferase, whose protein sequence is MRSDGDTWDITTSVGSTALFVATARALEAQKPDSLAVDPYAELFCRAVGGSWADVLDGNAPDHDLTSEDFGQHFVNFQGARTKYFDAYFGRAADVGVRQVVVLAAGLDSRAYRLPWPDGTTVFELDRPQVLDFKREVLAGHGVQPIAKRREIAVDLRDDWPAALQESGFVAAEPSAWIAEGLLIYLPADAQQKLFTGINELACLGSHVAVEDGAPLPDEEFAAKVAEERAAVDAGDALPFFQLVYNERCAPATDWFSERGWTAIGTPLTDYLREVGRPVPGPESEAAPMFARNTLVSATKP, encoded by the coding sequence GTGCGTAGCGATGGCGATACCTGGGACATCACCACAAGTGTCGGATCGACGGCCCTGTTCGTCGCGACGGCACGCGCCTTGGAGGCGCAAAAACCCGACTCACTGGCCGTTGATCCGTACGCGGAGTTGTTCTGCCGCGCCGTCGGCGGTTCCTGGGCCGACGTGCTCGACGGCAATGCTCCCGACCACGACCTGACGAGCGAGGACTTCGGCCAGCATTTCGTCAACTTCCAGGGGGCCCGCACCAAGTATTTCGACGCCTATTTCGGACGCGCCGCCGACGTGGGTGTGCGACAGGTGGTGGTGCTGGCGGCCGGCCTGGACTCGCGTGCGTACCGGCTGCCCTGGCCGGACGGGACGACCGTCTTTGAGCTGGACCGTCCGCAGGTCCTCGATTTCAAGCGTGAGGTCCTTGCCGGGCACGGCGTCCAACCCATCGCAAAGCGCCGCGAGATCGCCGTTGATCTGCGGGACGACTGGCCAGCGGCGCTGCAGGAAAGCGGTTTTGTTGCCGCCGAGCCGTCGGCATGGATTGCCGAGGGACTGCTGATCTATCTGCCGGCCGACGCGCAGCAGAAGCTTTTCACGGGCATCAATGAGCTGGCCTGTCTTGGTAGTCACGTCGCCGTGGAGGACGGCGCGCCGCTGCCCGACGAAGAATTCGCGGCCAAAGTGGCCGAGGAACGCGCGGCCGTTGACGCCGGCGACGCCCTTCCGTTTTTTCAGCTGGTGTACAACGAGCGGTGCGCGCCGGCCACAGACTGGTTCAGTGAGCGAGGCTGGACGGCCATCGGCACGCCGCTGACCGATTACCTACGCGAGGTCGGCCGGCCGGTGCCGGGCCCCGAATCCGAGGCCGCTCCGATGTTCGCCCGCAACACGCTGGTGAGTGCGACCAAACCCTGA
- the eccA gene encoding type VII secretion AAA-ATPase EccA translates to MKRSDISMLATQSAASRVNGRVDADVVSRFATCCRALGIAVYERRRPADLSAARTGFAALARVADDQCDAWTGLAAAGDQSIGVLEAVSRTAGTAGVLQRHVELTPGALGFHYDTGLYLRFRATDPDDFHLAYAAALVSTGEVRAAAAAHDLVAGITERRPSWREARWINVVLNYRTERWSDVVKLLTPIVNDPDLDETYSHAAKIALGTALARLGMFAPALSYLEEPEGPVPVAAVDGALAKALVLRAHVDEESANEVLQDLYAAHPENEEIEHALSDTSFGIVTTTAGRIEARTDPWDPETEPSADDFIDPAAHERKAVLLHEAERQLAEFIGLDEVKNQVSRLKSSVAMELVRKQRGLAVAQRTHHLIFAGPPGTGKTTIARVVAKIYCGLGLLKRENIKEVHRADLIGQHIGETEAKTNAIIDSALDGVLFLDEAYALVATGAKNDFGLVAIDTLLARMENDRDRLVVIIAGYRADLDKFLDTNEGLRSRFTRSIDFPSYTSHELVEIAHKMAEQRDSIFEGSALEDMEALFAKLAAGSTPDANGISRRSLDIAGNGRFVRNIVERSEEEREFRLDHSEHAGNGEFSDEELMTITAGDVGKSVEPLLRGLGLSVPA, encoded by the coding sequence GTGAAACGCAGTGACATCAGCATGCTTGCTACTCAGTCCGCCGCATCCCGGGTAAATGGCAGGGTGGACGCCGATGTTGTCAGCCGGTTCGCCACCTGTTGCCGGGCGCTCGGCATCGCGGTTTACGAGCGTCGACGTCCGGCCGACCTGAGTGCCGCTCGGACCGGATTTGCCGCACTCGCCCGCGTCGCCGATGACCAATGCGACGCGTGGACTGGGTTGGCGGCCGCGGGTGACCAGTCGATCGGGGTGCTGGAGGCCGTTTCGCGGACGGCGGGCACCGCCGGTGTGCTGCAGCGCCATGTGGAACTGACGCCCGGTGCGTTGGGTTTTCACTATGACACTGGCCTTTACTTGCGTTTTCGCGCAACCGATCCCGACGATTTCCATCTCGCATACGCGGCGGCGCTGGTTTCAACGGGTGAGGTCAGAGCCGCCGCCGCGGCCCACGACTTGGTCGCGGGTATCACCGAGCGCCGGCCGAGCTGGCGCGAGGCGCGCTGGATCAACGTCGTCCTCAACTACCGCACCGAACGCTGGTCGGATGTGGTCAAGTTGCTGACGCCGATTGTCAACGACCCCGATCTCGACGAGACCTACTCGCACGCCGCCAAGATTGCTCTGGGCACCGCGCTCGCGAGGTTGGGCATGTTCGCTCCGGCATTGTCCTACCTTGAGGAGCCCGAGGGGCCCGTCCCTGTCGCTGCGGTGGACGGTGCGCTGGCGAAGGCGCTGGTGCTGCGTGCCCACGTCGATGAAGAATCGGCGAACGAGGTGCTGCAGGATTTGTATGCGGCGCACCCCGAGAACGAAGAGATCGAGCACGCCCTGTCCGACACCAGCTTCGGGATTGTCACCACCACAGCTGGTCGGATCGAGGCCCGAACCGATCCGTGGGATCCCGAAACCGAACCCAGCGCAGACGATTTCATCGACCCCGCCGCTCACGAACGCAAGGCCGTGCTCCTTCATGAGGCCGAACGTCAGCTCGCCGAATTCATCGGACTCGATGAGGTTAAGAACCAGGTATCGCGGCTGAAAAGCTCGGTTGCCATGGAACTGGTGCGCAAGCAGCGTGGGCTGGCCGTAGCGCAGCGCACGCACCACCTCATCTTCGCCGGGCCACCCGGAACCGGTAAGACCACAATTGCTCGTGTAGTGGCCAAAATTTACTGTGGTCTAGGGCTTTTGAAGCGCGAGAACATAAAAGAGGTGCACCGCGCCGACCTCATCGGCCAACACATCGGCGAGACTGAGGCCAAGACCAACGCGATCATCGATAGCGCTCTGGACGGGGTGTTGTTCCTCGACGAGGCCTACGCCCTAGTGGCTACTGGCGCAAAGAATGACTTTGGGCTGGTGGCCATCGACACTCTGCTGGCCCGGATGGAAAACGATCGTGACCGGCTGGTCGTGATCATCGCCGGTTACCGAGCGGACCTGGACAAGTTTCTGGATACCAACGAGGGCCTGCGTTCCCGGTTCACCCGCAGCATCGACTTTCCGTCGTACACATCGCACGAGTTGGTGGAGATCGCGCACAAGATGGCCGAACAGCGAGACAGCATCTTCGAAGGGTCTGCCCTTGAGGACATGGAGGCGTTGTTCGCCAAATTGGCGGCCGGATCGACGCCGGATGCCAACGGAATTTCGCGACGCAGTCTTGACATAGCGGGCAACGGCCGGTTCGTCCGGAACATCGTTGAACGTTCAGAAGAAGAACGTGAATTCCGGCTGGACCACTCCGAGCATGCCGGAAATGGCGAATTCAGTGATGAGGAGCTGATGACGATCACCGCTGGTGACGTGGGCAAATCGGTTGAGCCGCTGCTGCGTGGCTTGGGGCTCTCGGTGCCCGCATGA